Proteins from a single region of Candidatus Hydrogenedentota bacterium:
- a CDS encoding 2-oxo acid dehydrogenase subunit E2 codes for MQFKPTRPATFSHFDIQRRVVANKTLEGWREAPHASVIVDLEMDAVLEMVRALKSDPDFAGVRVTLNSVMLKIIAEGLRAAPEMNSHVAYNGTTAVGGVTRFEEVNIAVPFRSADGRMITPVVRDIAHLPLRGVCAAMDDLKEKAANTPVDVLLREAGVGDSVRRLLRGDLRVLWRLWCNLAGPARLPKPSQEDRRRWRETPPEKRVTPENLVSATALVSNMGSVVRGMDAAFCLLDLIQPATVAVGLGAVSRKPVARMADGGESVVIRSILPMTLVFDHRVMDLEQVIPFLETVQNRCLNPRLLLRDDVPPETDAAFAPAHPRGGSMTPAASSAS; via the coding sequence ATGCAGTTCAAACCCACCCGTCCCGCGACCTTCTCACACTTCGACATCCAGCGCCGGGTCGTCGCCAACAAAACCCTGGAGGGCTGGCGCGAGGCGCCCCACGCCTCGGTCATTGTGGACCTTGAGATGGACGCCGTGCTGGAGATGGTCCGCGCCCTCAAGTCGGACCCGGACTTCGCCGGGGTGCGTGTCACTCTCAACTCGGTGATGCTGAAGATCATCGCCGAGGGTCTCCGTGCGGCCCCGGAGATGAACAGCCATGTCGCCTACAACGGCACCACCGCCGTGGGCGGCGTCACCCGCTTCGAGGAGGTGAACATCGCGGTGCCGTTCCGCTCGGCGGACGGGCGGATGATCACCCCCGTGGTGCGCGACATCGCCCACCTTCCTCTGCGGGGGGTCTGCGCGGCGATGGACGACCTCAAGGAAAAGGCCGCCAACACGCCCGTGGACGTGCTGCTGCGCGAGGCGGGCGTGGGCGACAGCGTGCGCCGCCTGCTGCGGGGCGACCTGCGGGTGCTGTGGCGGCTGTGGTGCAACCTGGCGGGTCCGGCGCGGCTGCCAAAGCCCAGCCAGGAGGACCGCCGCCGCTGGAGGGAAACCCCTCCGGAAAAGCGCGTCACGCCGGAGAACCTGGTAAGCGCCACGGCGCTGGTGTCCAACATGGGCAGCGTGGTGCGGGGCATGGACGCGGCGTTCTGCCTGCTGGACCTCATCCAGCCCGCGACAGTGGCGGTGGGGCTTGGCGCCGTCTCCAGAAAGCCCGTGGCGCGCATGGCGGACGGCGGTGAATCCGTGGTCATCCGGAGCATCCTGCCCATGACCCTGGTCTTTGACCACCGCGTGATGGACCTGGAACAGGTGATTCCCTTCCTGGAAACGGTCCAAAACCGCTGCCTGAATCCCCGCCTGCTGCTGCGCGACGATGTCCCGCCGGAGACGGACGCCGCATTTGCGCCGGCTCACCCGCGGGGCGGATCAATGACCCCGGCGGCCAGCAGCGCCTCATAG
- a CDS encoding phosphoglycerate dehydrogenase has product MYKVLVLDGLSEEGIEIFRQEGIEADVKPPQKPAELAAIINGYDGLVVRSATKVTAEALEGSSRLKVIGRAGVGTDNIDKDAATKHGVVVMNTPGGNTISTCEHTFALMLALCRNIPKAHASMEAGRWDRKAFMGAELFGKTLGIVGVGRIGGALAKRAKSFEMKILAFDPILSPLKAEALGVELVTIDELIERSDFISIHAPKSEKTNNMFTMAEMKRMKPNCRIINCARGGIVNEHDLAEALRGGVIAGAALDVFTSEPFENNPFIGLDNVVMTPHLAASTDEAQLTVAIDVARQMADYLKTGAIVNAVNVPSLDSETRKALQPLLFLAERMGQFQSMLAKGRPLSLEIEYIGDMGVADTYPISAAVMTGFLAPMVETVNMVSAPSQLQERGIEVSEKRSSAVSSYAFEIGVTVKTDTETQNVRGTLFNGNDPRICTVNGMRVDAVPQGHMLVCMNEDKPLIVGRMCTAIGEAGVNIANLMLGRDGKGGHALTVLNLDQPLSGEVLEKVRAVPHIKEVRLVSLPEAK; this is encoded by the coding sequence ATGTACAAGGTACTGGTTCTGGACGGTCTGAGCGAAGAGGGCATCGAGATTTTCAGGCAGGAGGGCATCGAGGCGGACGTGAAGCCGCCCCAAAAGCCCGCCGAACTGGCCGCCATCATCAACGGCTACGACGGCCTGGTCGTGCGCAGCGCCACCAAGGTGACCGCCGAGGCCCTCGAGGGCTCCTCCCGCCTCAAGGTCATCGGCCGCGCCGGGGTCGGCACGGACAACATTGACAAGGACGCCGCCACCAAGCACGGCGTCGTGGTGATGAACACGCCCGGCGGCAACACCATCTCCACCTGCGAGCACACCTTCGCACTGATGCTGGCGCTCTGCCGCAACATCCCCAAGGCCCACGCCTCGATGGAGGCCGGCCGCTGGGACCGCAAGGCCTTCATGGGCGCGGAGCTCTTCGGCAAAACCCTGGGCATCGTGGGCGTGGGCCGCATCGGCGGCGCCCTGGCCAAGCGCGCCAAGTCCTTCGAAATGAAAATCCTCGCATTCGACCCCATCCTCAGCCCCCTCAAAGCCGAGGCGCTGGGCGTCGAGCTGGTCACCATTGACGAGCTCATCGAGCGCTCCGACTTCATCAGCATCCACGCGCCGAAGTCTGAAAAGACGAACAACATGTTCACCATGGCCGAGATGAAACGGATGAAGCCCAACTGCCGCATCATCAACTGCGCGCGCGGCGGCATCGTCAACGAGCATGACCTGGCGGAGGCCCTGCGCGGGGGCGTCATCGCGGGCGCGGCCCTCGACGTCTTCACCTCGGAGCCCTTCGAAAACAACCCCTTCATCGGCCTGGACAACGTGGTCATGACCCCCCACCTCGCCGCCTCCACGGACGAGGCCCAGCTCACCGTCGCCATTGACGTGGCCCGCCAGATGGCCGACTACCTCAAGACCGGCGCCATCGTCAACGCCGTCAACGTCCCCAGCCTCGACAGCGAGACGCGCAAGGCGCTCCAGCCCCTCCTCTTTCTCGCCGAGCGCATGGGGCAGTTCCAGTCCATGCTGGCCAAGGGCCGCCCCCTCTCCCTCGAAATCGAGTACATCGGCGACATGGGCGTGGCGGACACCTACCCCATCAGCGCCGCCGTCATGACCGGCTTCCTCGCGCCCATGGTCGAGACCGTCAACATGGTCAGCGCCCCCAGCCAGCTCCAGGAGCGCGGCATCGAGGTCAGCGAAAAGCGCAGCTCCGCCGTCTCTTCCTACGCCTTCGAGATTGGCGTCACCGTCAAAACGGACACCGAGACGCAGAACGTGCGCGGCACCCTCTTCAACGGGAACGACCCGCGCATCTGCACCGTCAACGGCATGCGCGTGGACGCCGTGCCCCAGGGGCACATGCTCGTCTGCATGAACGAGGACAAGCCCCTCATCGTCGGCCGCATGTGCACCGCCATCGGCGAGGCCGGCGTCAACATCGCCAACCTGATGCTCGGACGCGACGGCAAGGGCGGGCACGCCCTCACGGTCCTCAACCTTGACCAGCCCCTCTCCGGCGAGGTGCTCGAAAAGGTCCGCGCCGTGCCGCACATCAAGGAAGTCCGGCTGGTCAGCCTGCCGGAGGCGAAATAG
- the icd gene encoding NADP-dependent isocitrate dehydrogenase has protein sequence MPAYPHIQVPAGEKITVNPKGMPLTPDTPIIGFIEGDGTGPDIWRASKHIFDAAVSHAYGGKRAIAWMELYAGEKADRVCGSYLPEETLEAISDYGVAIKGPLTTPVGGGFRSLNVSLRQMLDLFACVRPVRWFDGVPSPVKHPEKVDMIIFRENTEDVYGGLELAQGSEKAAKLINFCKAEFGWNIRQDSGLGLKPVSVTGSKRLVRAAINYAAAHGRKSVTMVHKGNIMKYTEGAFRQWGYDLVREEFSDVAVGWDDCNGKPGDKILVKDTIADIFLQQILTRPDEFDVIATMNLNGDYASDALAAQVGGIGIAPGANINYETGKAIFEATHGTAPKYANLDKVNPSSLVLSGVMMFEYLGWQEAADTITNGLTKTFRDKTVTYDFARLMEGAKELKCSEFARAVTDNFGK, from the coding sequence ATGCCCGCTTATCCCCATATCCAAGTGCCCGCCGGCGAGAAGATCACCGTCAATCCGAAGGGGATGCCCCTGACTCCCGACACGCCCATCATCGGCTTCATCGAGGGGGACGGCACGGGTCCGGACATCTGGCGCGCGTCGAAGCACATTTTTGACGCGGCGGTGTCCCACGCCTATGGCGGGAAGCGCGCCATCGCCTGGATGGAGCTTTATGCGGGCGAAAAGGCGGACCGGGTATGCGGCTCCTATCTGCCGGAGGAGACGCTGGAGGCCATTTCGGATTACGGCGTGGCCATCAAGGGGCCCCTGACGACCCCGGTCGGCGGCGGTTTCCGCAGCCTCAATGTGAGTCTGCGCCAGATGCTCGACCTCTTCGCCTGCGTGCGGCCCGTGCGCTGGTTCGACGGCGTGCCCAGCCCGGTCAAGCATCCGGAAAAGGTGGACATGATCATCTTCCGCGAGAACACGGAGGATGTCTACGGCGGTCTGGAGCTCGCGCAGGGCTCGGAGAAGGCGGCAAAGCTCATCAATTTCTGCAAGGCCGAATTCGGCTGGAACATCCGGCAGGACTCCGGCCTGGGCCTCAAGCCCGTCAGTGTCACCGGCTCGAAGCGGCTCGTGCGCGCCGCCATCAACTACGCCGCGGCCCATGGGCGCAAGAGCGTCACCATGGTGCACAAGGGCAATATCATGAAGTACACCGAGGGCGCCTTCCGCCAGTGGGGCTACGACCTGGTCCGCGAGGAGTTCTCCGACGTGGCGGTGGGCTGGGACGACTGCAACGGGAAACCCGGGGACAAAATCCTGGTGAAGGACACCATCGCGGACATCTTCCTCCAGCAGATTCTCACCCGCCCCGACGAGTTCGATGTCATCGCCACCATGAACCTCAACGGCGACTACGCCAGCGACGCCCTCGCCGCCCAGGTCGGCGGCATCGGCATCGCGCCCGGCGCCAACATCAACTATGAGACGGGCAAGGCCATCTTCGAGGCCACCCACGGCACGGCGCCCAAGTACGCCAATCTTGACAAGGTGAACCCCAGCAGCCTGGTCTTGTCCGGCGTGATGATGTTCGAGTACCTCGGCTGGCAGGAGGCCGCCGACACCATTACCAACGGTCTCACCAAGACCTTCCGGGACAAGACCGTCACCTACGACTTCGCGCGGCTCATGGAAGGCGCGAAGGAGCTGAAGTGCAGCGAGTTCGCCAGGGCCGTCACGGACAATTTCGGGAAGTGA